A stretch of the Candidatus Methylomirabilota bacterium genome encodes the following:
- a CDS encoding cation:proton antiporter, which produces MVADPVFFRDLALVFVAAVFGAILARLAHQPLILGYVVAGVALSPLTPGPAVSDIHTFELFAEIGVVLLMFSIGIEFSLRDLLRVKWVAIVGGPLGIVLSVVLGVAVGGLLGWTVIQGMVVGMVVSVASTMVLARLLVDRGELHSRHGRIMIGITLVEDLAVVVLIVLVPRLGALDTDRLISIGAALGLGIAILVPVFYLAARVAPPILTYVVRMRSQEVFLLVALAIALGTAAVTQEVGLSLALGAFLAGLLISGSDYAHETLARLLPIRDVFVALFFVTIGALINPWAVFDSPRLLGVIVTLVVLGKLIIWTGVVLLFRHPFWTAVLVGLGLTQIGEFSFILIQVARMAGHVGTDVYNAVLAASMLTILINAFLVRTLPGWIKKVRVARDHEPTLGDTGARGLDGHVIVCGFGRVGSQVAEALETFQAPYVAIDLDPDVVKNVRRRGVHCLFGDASSDHILMAASVDRAAMVILAVPEIEGAYLAVRRIRARNLHIPILARAHNVSDGERLIKAGATEIIQPEFEAAATLIRHALRRLQLPRDRVLAYLDRFRVTMEDAAPGGALGEALPEISDVILEDSSLTDQSLRDARIRERFAVTVVALTRASGDFVLHPAPDTILRPGDRVRVFGLPAQIEDFRRAAREGP; this is translated from the coding sequence ATGGTCGCCGACCCGGTATTTTTCCGCGATCTCGCCCTCGTGTTCGTCGCCGCGGTGTTCGGCGCCATCCTGGCGCGGCTGGCCCACCAGCCCCTGATCCTCGGCTACGTGGTGGCCGGCGTGGCCCTGAGCCCCCTGACGCCGGGGCCGGCCGTCTCCGACATCCACACCTTCGAGCTGTTCGCCGAGATCGGCGTAGTGCTCCTCATGTTCTCGATCGGCATCGAGTTCTCCCTGCGCGACCTCCTGCGCGTCAAGTGGGTCGCCATCGTCGGCGGGCCGCTCGGGATCGTTCTCTCGGTGGTGCTGGGCGTGGCCGTCGGCGGCCTGTTGGGCTGGACGGTGATCCAGGGCATGGTCGTCGGCATGGTGGTGTCGGTGGCGAGCACGATGGTCCTGGCCCGCCTGCTCGTCGACCGGGGAGAGCTGCACAGCCGCCACGGCCGCATCATGATCGGCATCACCCTGGTCGAAGATCTCGCCGTGGTCGTGCTCATCGTGCTGGTGCCCCGCCTGGGGGCTCTCGACACCGACCGGCTGATCTCGATCGGCGCCGCGCTCGGCCTGGGGATCGCCATCCTCGTGCCCGTCTTCTACCTGGCGGCCCGAGTCGCTCCCCCCATCCTGACCTACGTGGTCCGCATGCGCAGCCAGGAGGTGTTCCTTCTCGTGGCCCTGGCCATCGCGCTGGGCACGGCCGCCGTGACCCAGGAGGTCGGGCTCTCCCTCGCGCTGGGCGCCTTCCTGGCCGGCCTGCTGATCAGCGGTTCTGACTATGCCCACGAGACGCTGGCGCGCCTGTTGCCCATCCGCGACGTCTTCGTCGCCCTCTTCTTCGTCACCATCGGGGCCCTCATCAATCCCTGGGCGGTGTTCGACAGCCCCCGCCTGCTCGGGGTGATCGTCACGCTGGTCGTCCTCGGCAAGCTGATCATCTGGACGGGCGTGGTGCTGCTGTTCCGCCATCCCTTTTGGACGGCGGTCCTCGTAGGCCTGGGGCTCACGCAGATCGGCGAATTCTCGTTCATCCTGATCCAGGTCGCCCGGATGGCGGGGCACGTGGGAACCGACGTGTACAACGCCGTCCTGGCCGCGTCGATGCTCACGATCCTGATCAATGCGTTTCTCGTCCGGACCCTCCCCGGCTGGATCAAGAAGGTCCGAGTCGCTCGAGATCACGAGCCGACGCTCGGCGATACGGGGGCCAGGGGCCTGGACGGGCACGTCATCGTGTGCGGCTTCGGCCGGGTCGGAAGTCAGGTGGCCGAGGCCCTGGAAACCTTCCAGGCGCCGTACGTCGCGATCGACCTCGATCCCGACGTGGTGAAGAACGTCCGCCGGCGGGGCGTGCACTGCCTGTTCGGCGACGCCTCCAGCGACCACATCCTGATGGCGGCGAGCGTGGATCGGGCGGCCATGGTCATCCTGGCCGTGCCCGAGATCGAGGGGGCGTACCTGGCCGTCCGCCGCATCAGGGCGCGCAATCTCCACATCCCCATCCTGGCCCGCGCCCACAACGTCTCCGACGGCGAGCGCCTCATCAAGGCCGGCGCCACGGAGATCATCCAGCCGGAGTTCGAGGCGGCCGCCACGCTCATCCGGCACGCCCTGCGCCGCCTGCAGCTCCCGAGGGACCGCGTGCTCGCCTATCTGGACCGCTTTCGGGTCACGATGGAAGACGCGGCGCCCGGCGGGGCTCTGGGGGAAGCGCTGCCGGAGATCTCCGACGTGATCCTCGAAGACTCGTCGCTGACGGACCAGTCCCTGCGCGACGCCCGGATCCGCGAGCGCTTCGCCGTCACCGTCGTCGCGCTGACCCGGGCCTCGGGGGACTTCGTGCTCCACCCGGCGCCCGACACGATTCTCCGACCGGGCGACAGGGTCCGGGTCTTCGGCCTGCCCGCCCAGATCGAGGACTTCCGCCGGGCCGCCCGCGAAGGCCCCTGA